The window CAAGAACGCTCGAAATCCGGAGTTGTCAAGGGGGGCGCTTGGGCCGTCCGTGTCGCCGGTCGATTGGTATCGCCGGCGATTATTCCATTGCCGCGCCTTCGTGCGCGGGGCTATTTTCGGCGTTTTCCCCGACCGCCAACTTTCCCGGCCGGGGCAAGGGCCTCGGGATGATCGTCACCCATGTGTACCAGCCCGACCGCGGAATCGTCCGCCGTGAAGGCATCGAACCCTTCGATGAACTGATTCGCTCCCCGAATCAGGTCTTCTGGGTCGATTTCTATGACCCCACTGACGAAGAGTCGTATGTTCTCAAGGCCGACTTCAATTTTCACCCGCTGGCCATTGAGGACGTGATCGCCGAACTCCCCGGGCCGAAGGTCGACGATTACGGTCCCTATCTGTTCGTGGTTTTCAAAGTGGCCGACTTCGCCCCCGGCGGCGAGGGGCTGCGTTTCCGCGAGATCGACATCTTCCTCCTCCGCAACGGCGTGGTGACCATCCACTACGACTCCATCAAGCCGCTGGATGCCGTCACCCGGCGCTGCCAGAGCGACGAGCGCGTCCTGTCGCGCGGCGCCGACTTCATGTTCCACACCATCCTCGACCACATCGTCGACCAGTACGATCAAACCCTCGAACGCATCGAGGACGAGGTGGACCTGGTCGAAGACGAGGTCTTTCAGAATCCCGACGCCGAGATCACCAAGCAGGTCTTCAACCTCAAGCGCGATCTCGCCCAATTGAAACGCATCGTCACACCCCAGCGCGAG of the bacterium genome contains:
- the corA gene encoding magnesium/cobalt transporter CorA, with translation MIVTHVYQPDRGIVRREGIEPFDELIRSPNQVFWVDFYDPTDEESYVLKADFNFHPLAIEDVIAELPGPKVDDYGPYLFVVFKVADFAPGGEGLRFREIDIFLLRNGVVTIHYDSIKPLDAVTRRCQSDERVLSRGADFMFHTILDHIVDQYDQTLERIEDEVDLVEDEVFQNPDAEITKQVFNLKRDLAQLKRIVTPQRELLNRFARDQFPLIGAQARLYFRDVFDHMQRIAELADSLRDTLTSCLEVHYSSVQQRVNDTIKVLTVIATVFLPVYLLTGIYGMNFESIPEFSWKYGYLFFWGLAGLTTIAMYIFIKTRKWL